From a single Saimiri boliviensis isolate mSaiBol1 chromosome 15, mSaiBol1.pri, whole genome shotgun sequence genomic region:
- the LRRC14 gene encoding leucine-rich repeat-containing protein 14, producing the protein MHTLVFLSTRQVLQCQPAACQALPLLPRELFPLLFKVAFMDKKTVVLRELVHTWPFPLLSFQQLLQECAHCSRALLQERPSTESMQAVILGLTARLHTPEPGASTQPLCRKHALRVLDMTGLLDDGVEQDPGTMSMWDCTAAVARTCIAQQQGGATEPGPAPVPVEVRVDLRVNRASYAFLREALRSSVGSPLRLCCRDLRAEDLPMRNTVALLQLLDAGCLRRVDLRFNNLGLRGLSVIIPHVARFQHLASLRLHYVHGDSRQPSVDGEDNFRYFLAQMGRFTCLRELSMGSSLLSGRLDQLLSTLQSPLESLELAFCALLPEDLRFLARSPHAAHLKKLDLSGNDLSGSQLAPFQGLLQASAATLLHLELTECQLADTQLLATLPILTRCASLRYLGLYGNPLSMAGLKELLRDSAVQAELRTVVHPFPVDCYEGLPWPPPASVLLEASINEEKFARVEAELHQLLLASGRAHVLWTTDIYGRLAADYFSL; encoded by the exons ATGCACACGCTTGTGTTCTTGAGCACGCGGCAGGTGCTGCAGTGCCAGCCAGCTGCCTGCCAGGCCCTGCCCCTACTGCCACGCGAACTCTTCCCCCTGCTGTTCAAGGTGGCCTTCATGGACAAGAAGACGGTAGTACTGCGCGAGCTGGTGCACACGTGGCCCTTCCCGCTGCTCAGTTTCCAGCAGCTGCTACAGGAGTGTGCCCACTGCAGCCGTGCCCTCCTGCAGGAGCGGCCTAGCACTGAGAGCATGCAGGCCGTGATCCTGGGGCTGACTGCCCGGCTCCACACCCCAGAGCCTGGGGCCAGCACACAGCCCCTCTGCAG GAAGCATGCGCTGCGGGTGCTGGACATGACAGGCCTCTTGGATGATGGTGTGGAACAGGACCCTGGCACCATGAGCATGTGGGACTGTACTGCTGCCGTCGCCCGCACATGCATCGCCCAGCAGCAGGGTGGGGCCACGGAGCCGGGCCCGGCCCCTGTCCCAGTGGAGGTGCGTGTGGACCTTCGGGTAAACCGGGCGTCCTATGCGTTCCTGCGCGAGGCGCTCCGAAGCAGCGTGGGCAGCCCGCTGCGGCTCTGCTGCCGGGACCTGCGAGCCGAGGACCTGCCGATGCGCAACACCGTGGCGCTGCTGCAGCTTCTGGATGCGGGCTGCCTGCGTCGCGTGGACCTGCGCTTCAACAACCTGGGCCTGCGTGGCCTGTCTGTGATCATCCCACACGTGGCCCGCTTCCAGCACCTCGCCAGCCTGAGGCTCCACTACGTGCATGGGGACTCAAGGCAGCCCTCCGTGGATGGCGAGGACAACTTCCGCTACTTCCTAGCCCAGATGGGCCGCTTTACCTGTCTGCGAGAGCTCAGCATGGGCTCCTCACTCCTTTCTGGGAGGCTGGACCAGCTGCTCAG CACCCTGCAGAGTCCCCTGGAGAGCTTGGAGTTGGCCTTCTGTGCTCTGCTGCCTGAGGACCTGCGCTTCTTGGCACGGAGCCCCCATGCTGCTCACCTCAAGAAGTTGGACCTGAGTGGCAACGACCTGTCTGGCAGCCAGCTGGCACCCTTCCAGGGTCTGCTGCAGGCATCAGCGGCCACACTGCTACACCTGGAGCTGACTGAGTGCCAGCTCGCAGATACCCAGCTGTTGGCCACACTACCCATTCTTACTCGATGCGCCAGTCTCCGCTACCTTGGCCTCTATGGCAACCCACTGTCCATGGCCGGCCTCAAGGAGCTGCTGCGGGACTCAGCAGTGCAGGCTGAGCTGCGTACTGTGGTGCACCCCTTCCCTGTGGACTGCTATGAGGGCTTGCCCTGGCCGCCACCTGCCTCTGTCCTGCTGGAGGCCTCCATTAATGAGGAGAAGTTTGCCCGTGTAGAGGCAGAGTTGCACCAACTGCTTCTAGCCTCGGGCCGTGCCCATGTGCTCTGGACTACGGACATCTACGGGCGACTGGCTGCGGACTACTTCAGCCTATGA